Part of the Dysgonomonadaceae bacterium PH5-43 genome is shown below.
CGTAGAAGAGTAGATCAACAGCTTATTATCGACAATCTCCCTTTTAATGGTTTTGCCGGAACATTTCGAGTTTCTTCGAATATAAGTGTGCTCGTCTAATCGCGAGGATATAACTCTCAGAGTTAGTAAAACATCCCCGTCTTCGACTCTCCAATGAGCCAGATCGAGGCGCGCTATAAACATCAGTATCCAAGCAGGCATCCGGCTCGCACTTACCCTATAGTTTGCTGTTAGTTGTATCATAGTTCAGTTTTTATTCCTAATGCTTTTTCTACTGCTTTCAGATTTTCATCGTACTGAATACATAACTTGGCATAGTGCTTTTTAAGATTAGCATCCGTCAACTTTCCTATTATATCATTGGTTTTCTGTAAGGCTACCAATAATTCGGGAGTAGCTGCGATCATAGAGGCATATCTACGCTGCTTTATCAGTAAGGCATCCGATTGGATATCGGACGTCGAACAAGCTAATAGGCATACAGGAAATTTGTTTGCATCATCTTCAACTATACCAAAATTAGCACTTCTTAGTTTGTTTAATGGAGATTTGAACTCTTCCATTTTCCATCTTAATTGTTGTTTTTTAATTACTTTACTCATGGCTTATTTATGATTTTTTACTTTTCGGTTTACTCATTTCTTCTACTAACTTGTCAAACTCCTCTTGAGTCTCATTCATGGGAGAGAAATGCTCCTTTACCCAGTCAAAGGGTTTTATATGTTTCTTAAGCACTTCTCGGGCATCTCTCCGAGCTTTTTCTGCACACATTTCGATATACTCATCTTCCGTCATATTGTAGTCTGTAATGGTATCTACAACGGTTGAGAACCTGCATAATAAGCCATTCGGCTGACGTGATATAAAACTTCCCATCTTTTTTATTTTCTTAATTCCGATTGAGCCGAGAAATGAAAGTCATTCCTCAACCGTTTGATTTTCCGTTCGTCTATCAGCGCCTGATCAAGATAATCGTAAAAGATAGTTCTTGTCCGGGTATTGATCCTGATGGCATTGGTCGTTTTCCTTATCCTGTAAATAAGGTTATACATGCTTCTTTTCCTTGAATTTCCGTTCTCGTTCATATCTATCGTTGATTTTTGTTTGTAACTTGGATTGTAATTTCCGGATCCGGGTCAGATCCGCATATAGATTTTTGCATTCCCGGAGCAGTTCGTCATATCGATCGCGCTTGAAGGTTTTATCCTTTTTCCGTTCCAAATCCGGAAGAAGCTTCAGGATGTCTTTTTCCCGGTCGATCAAAAGCAACAAAGCCTTTTTCAGTCTTTCTGTCGATAAAAGACCTTTCCGCCTGCAAATAGCCAGATTCTCCGGATTGTCGTTTAAAGTGTCGTAATCGATATGATAAACTATGTATCCTTCAGGTACCGGAGAGATATAATTGTGATAGAACCAGCGGGTATAGGGAATAAATCCACCATTTACTTTGACCATCCTACGACCTCCCCAAATACGCGTCGTTTCTTCTGCTGCAACTTTTCGTATTCCGCGGGTATATACATTCCATTCTTTTGTGAAACATTGTCGCGGGAGCAGCTCTTTATTCCTTTTTTTTATCGCTTCTACTTCTTCCGGAGTCCGTTTGAGTCCGAGCAGGTCGCGTTTCTTATCAATGTGTTTTTTTGTGAATATCCGGTACACTTTTTTACCGTCAATGACCCGGAAAGTTTTCTTTCGTTTGTTCAACCGTTCAGCTAGTTCAGTGTCTCCATATTTACGGAAGTTCGCCTCTAAATACCGGATATCTTCATCGCTCCAGCGAATCTGAATCCCTTTGCTTAATCCCATCCGGCGTACCTGATGACGCAATGCTCCCAGATCGACCCGGGTATTCGTCGGTCTGGTATCGTTGACCGCCTTCAGGAGTTCCGTCCAGGTCATTTCATAAAAATGTTTTCTTATGAAAGCCAAATCGAAGCAATCCCACTGAACTTTCTCTTTAGGTTTCATCATCCGTATTAAAACTATATTCGTAAAGACAAGAACTGCATAGTTCACAACTGGATCCCGGACGTAAGTCGGAAGATAAGAACTCCGATCCGCATTCTTCACAGGTCAGTATTTCTACCTGATCGTCCGGATCCAATGCTATTGAATCTTCGCACTTTCCAAGTCCCCAATCCGCTCCGGAAGATAAAACATGCTGCTTTTGACAATCATTGCTCATGCAGGCATGATATACGCATTCCCAGTTGTTTGCCTTACACTTCATCGAATAAATCATTTTTAATCGGTTTCTCATAAGCCAGGATACAAAAAGCTAATTGCTGGGTACTCCAATCTATCCGCTTATTCTTATACATGGTTTTAATAATATCCCTGCATTTTTCTGCCGAATAACCGGTGTCGAGCCGGGCAATCGATTCGTTAATCTTATCTATCGTAAAATAACTGATCCCGACGATCGTAGCCTGTCCCTTTAATGTTCCCTTCAGTATTATGCTTTTTTCGGCTCCGATGAAATACTTTTTATCGTTCCGGAGCCGGAGCGTTGAGAAAGCATCGCAATTCAGTTTATTATTCCAGTTGTTCGAAAAATCCAAATATTCTTCCATGATTTTGATAAATTTGCCATTTCCCTTGCAGTACCAACAATAGTTTTCCATTTTATTCTGTTTCTTTTTCACTTCAAAATCCTCATATAAATGTCCTTTTTCACAGGAACACACAAAACGATACTTTCCGGGATAAAGCGTTACTGTCATTACTTTTCGTTTTTAGCTTTATAGTTAGTCTCCATCAAACAAACCTCTTCGTATATTTCTTCCCATGAGGGAAGTCCTCCGACTTGTTTGTCGTCTATATAAAGATGGGCATATACCTTCCTGGAAGCGTATCCGTATTGCTTCACACTTGTCGTTTCATGTTCATTAACCCGGTCGAAAGGGATACCTTTTTCAAGTAGCCAGTTGACCATCTCTGTTTGTCGTTCTCCTTCCCTGCACGTCCAGATAATCAGGTAATGTCCGGCTGCTTTCAGTTTTTTCATACTTTCGATAGCATAAGGAGCCGGAGCGCCTATGGACGGCCATTTGCCTACATGCAAGGTTCCATCAAAATCAATTGCTATTATCATTCTCTTTATTGTTTGAGTAATTTTTTTTATTATCCCAAATGCCTTTCGGTAGTGAGCAAAGCCAATCTCCGAGAGGCTTTATGAGTCCTAACTCGTCTTTTGCTTTGAATTCATTGGAGAATATCTCAATAAAAACCCGGAGAGAGACCTCCTTTTCATTTACCTTGGAAAGACAATAACCATCAAGAGTGATGAGAAGAAGAAACAAAGCAGCACAGGCTTTCGTCCGCTCCTCATCGGCTCTTGAGTTCCTCTTTACCCGGCTAATCCTTGCCATGGATGAAAATGTCAAGAATATTACTTTCTTTCATCCCGGAAATATGGTAATCGGCCATTGTTCCCTTCATTCCTTCATGGAGAGTCTCAATCGCATCTTCGATCGTATCGCCTTGGGTCAACATCGCTACGTTCGTTTTTCTTTCGGCACCGGACTTTTCATCCAAAGTGATAAAGGAGATATTGGCACGCCACCAATAGTCTGACTCATTACTTGGAAGATTTCCGCATATTTTGCCCGACGAACACTTGTAACCGTAAACTCCCCGCTGATATAGGGCTGTATCTCTTCGATGATACGCGCTTCGGCTTCAGCATGAGAGAGGGCATCGACCAAGTAAGGTTCAGTAACTTTCCGCTGAACCCCGTTCTCCATTATTTTCTCATACGAGATTTTACATTCAAACCAAATCATACTATTTACTTTTTAGGTGAGTAATACTTTGTTTTATTGCCACAGCATTCCTTTGCCTTCCGTCCGGATCCGCACGAACAGGAGTCGTTCCGTCCTGTTTTCCTGGCTACGATCGGACTTCCTTCCCCTTTGATCACTAATACCTTTTGATGTACTTTTACCATGGTTACACGCGATTAAAGGATGGTTCCACTTTCCTCCAGTTGTTATACTTATCCTTTTCCTCGAAATAGAAATGGATAGCTGTTTTCTCCACTACATTCGATTCCCGGAAGAGCGCCATGATCTCACTGTATTCGGATGAATTAAAATCTCCCTCCAGCTCATAGAGGTAAGAAATAGATTTGTAGTCCAAATCGCCGGACTCGTTACGCTGGAGCATTTTCATACAAAGCTTGTACATCGGATCGGATGTTCCCTTTTCGCTATTCTTGACCCAGTCCTTCAGGAACTCGACCAGACGTTTTTCGGCAATGTCCGCACGTTCGTCAAAACCTTTAACCTTGTTTCCCTTAACCTGGAACTTGAAATCCCCGTCGTTCAGTAGGAATCCGATCTGATCGTCACGTTTCAGTTTACCGTACTCCTTCATAATTTCAAACCAGGCTTCCGATTCTTCCCGGAGCCACTTTTTGAACTCTTTGGTCTCTTCTACATACTGGTAGAATTTTTGTTTAATCCGGTGGATCCAATCCATCCGTAAACCTTCATAGGCTTCTTTCCGCCTGTTGGTTTCTTCTTGCTTTTCTTCCTGCAATTTCCGGAGCAGATCTTCCCTCTCTTGGAATGTTAATTTTGAAATGTCCATTTGAATTGTATTTAATCGTTAATAACTGTACTCAGTTTCATCAGTTGTTTAAATCTTCTGTCTCGGGCTGCTTTGGTATCGAATTTCTCCAATGTTATCCAGGAACTGTTCGATTTGAGCCTCTTTATCCTGATATTCGGCTGATCATCTTTGCGGATAATCATAAATCCGGCTTGCAGTACTTTTCTTTGGCTGTCTCCGTCCATGGTAATTGTTTTTTAATTTGATGTTGATAAATAATCCAATACCTCTATCGTTATCTCCTCAACCATATCCAAATCCTTTTTCTTTTTGTTGAACGCCGAATACAGACTGCGTAATTGCTCCAAAGGGATCTCGTTAAACTCATCTCGTTTGGCGGCACGACAGGCGATTGATTTAATTTTACCGATATTTTCTTGCACATTCATCGCTCGCAGCCATGCGCCGATGGAAGCGATTAATCTTTTGCGATGTTGGTCGAGTTCAGCAAGTTTAGGATTAAGTTCTTTATCAAGGGCATTGCAGGCCTCAATCAGTTGCGCTGCGCTTAAATCCCGACTGCTTGTTACACTGTAACTTGACAGAATAGCTTCTTTAGCCTTTTCTCCACCTCCTGTAAGTCCCAATAGGGTATGAAACTTTTTAATCAAGCCCTTTATCTGTTTTTCTTCAAATGTTAGTGTCGCCATAATTCTCCTTTATTATAATCCGATATATTCATTTGCTCCCTTTTCCCAAATAATAAAATCATTCATCTTCTCTCCTGCGCGAGAATTAGTAATTACCTTAAATCCTTCTACCCGCATTTTTAACTCGGCGAGTTTCATTATATAATCACCGACATTTGTATCGGGAATACCACCCTTTTCGTGACTTATCCATATCAGCAGCTTGTTTTTCATTCGCTTGCGAAAACGTTCGTAAGCGGGTATTCCAAATTGTTTAGTTACATCTTCTCCATTAACTGATTCGATATAATATCTAAGAGTAGTTAAACTGTCGACTATGAGTATATCAAAACCTTTTCGTTGTACCATTTTTTTAGTTATCTCTTCAAAAGTTGCCTCGTCATCAGCTGCAACTATTTTGTTTCCGCATTCCACCATCTTTTCCCGCCTCCATGATTTTTGAAATGTCATGTTGTTGCCCTGTTCACGTGTCCAATACAGCACGCGCCCAAAGTTTGTCAGATATTTGGCTAATTGCATGGCAAAACCCGTTTTCCCACTTCCGCTCGTTCCGTAGATTATCCAACTGCCCGATACGGGAGGCTCGCCGAAACTGTTGAGCCATCTACCCGTAAAAGGCATTGTTTTATGTTTCGTCTCGAGAATATTATTGTTCGTAAAAAACCCCATTTAAACCGCACTTAAACGTTTTTTTAATTTCAATATAAACCCTCCTTAAACGGCTATCGGTAGCCAGCAGCATTTGTCTTATATCCGTACCTTCCGGAGCATTGGCTTTGATAACGGCTGCTGCTTGTGCGGCATAGAACTCGATGCGCTCTTCTTTCCCCTCGGGAGTTATTTTTTGGAACCGCGCTCCATACCGGTCGAATATTTCGGCATAACCTACTTTCTTGTGTCGGATTCCACTGTTGATTTTTTCACGCAAACCGTCCGCGCCCATCATATACCACCCACAACACTCTTTGGTTTTATTTTGGAGGGCTTTGAGCTCAAGGAAAGCAGGATAATTAAGATCGCCGGCTTCATCAAGAATAATAAGGGGGTTGAGTAGTGTGCGGAGATAAAACACCAAATCGCCATACACATCGCGGTAAATACCGGTATGTCCAACCCCCAATTCTTTGGCTATAAATCTCACTAATTGTTGTTTCGTTTTTACTTGAGAACAATCTACATATACTACATTCTTATGAGTTCTGGCATATTGTTCCGCCGCATAGGTTTTCCCTATGCCGGCGTCATCACAGAGGACACCGAGTGCGCTTTTCTCCTGACAAAATTCCAATTGTGTGGTAACGCTCACAAATACGGCTGTTTTTGCCGTTCGCCAGGCAGATCTGCCGCTCAGTTCCACATTTAGATGTCTGGCAAGACTTATCCACTTGGCATCGGAAAGTACCTTTTCCGTTTCTCCGTTTTTTATACGATTGTAGATGGAGCCGTTGATTCCTAAACTTACAGCATATTGGCTGTCGCTTCCTCCGAAATTTTCGCGCCGCTCAGTCATTACAGCTGCGATCTGTTTTTTTAATTCTCTTGTAATCATGCATTTGGTGTTTTAATGATAAATGTTTTACATTGAATTGAGTGCTTTTGCCGCCCAATCTTCCGATTCCCAACCATCGTAATCTTCCATAAGTTCCGGAGCCTCCTGCTCTCTGATGGGCGTTGCTTCGGAGTTATCGACCATGGAGATAACCGTATTTACCGTTTCCGTTTTCATACTGCCGATTTTGCCCAGATGTTTTTCCGTTTTGGCCTCTTTAGCGAGTTTTTTGGCGGAACTTATAAACCCGAGTTGTTCGTGCATTATGCGATCATCCTCTTCTGTTCGTTCGATTTTGGCTTCCTGGAATCTGCCTAAATCACGAGGACTGTCGATATAGCGTTCATCCTGATAGATAAATATTTCGCTTACTTCGTTATTATTATCGGGTATGTAATAGGCTTGAGCATTGGTATTATTCGGCTTGAATCGTTCTATGAGAGAAGCATCGTTCAGCCACCATTCGCGATAATCAACTGTGAATGTACTACCCTTTTTAAGGCTTGTTTCCGTACATTTGCCCCACTCTTTACAAAGTAGCCTCCAGTTGAGTGGAGCCAGTTCGGCGTGTTGTTTCATTACAAGAACCTGCATGCGTGTCATTCCGCCGTACAGGTATGCTCCGGTCTTCTTGTCTTTTGCCGTATGCTTTGCGTTATTCATGGCTGAGATTTGCGCCTGATCTTCCTTTACAACGCGATCAAAATCCCACGCTTCCAACTGATCTTTGTATGTGTCATTCAATTCATCGAATACCTTTTCCTGGGTACTTAAATAGGCTTCATGCTTCGCATAATGCCGGCCTTTTGCCATTCCAAGACGTACCTCCGCATATTCTCCGTAATACTTTTTCCCTTTAATCTTATGCTCAGCTCTCTTTTCTCGCGAGTTCATGGGAGCGGTAAAAGTAGTGTGTAAAAATGTCCTGTCAAGTTTGCCTTCTATCTCCGTTCCTTTCATCAAGTGATTTTCGACTTCCACCTCGCCGGGTGTACGAAGTCCCCATGCACGAAGATTGTTCCACATATTACGGAAGCAATCCATTACCAGGTTAGTGTCTTTCTTCAGCGAGTATGCCGAACCGATGATACAACCGCTCGCCACGTCAAAGGCATAGTAAGCGTGAACCCATGCTGTTGTTTTATTTCCTTTTTTGTCGGTTACAATACATTTGCGTACCAGGTCGCGGTCGTCCATCGAAATCTTACTAAGCGAATGGTAGGGACTTTTTCTATTGACCGCCGCATTGTGTTTGTTTTGGTTGTAATGGAAATCGTTACGCATGCGGTCAACAATCTTCCGGTTCAACGGATCGTTCAAAATATTGAACACCATGGTATCGCTGATGGTATCGGGTTCGCCGTTCCGGTAAAAATCTACGCGGTTAAAAATCTCGCCGGTTTCCTCATTGTAAATTTCACGCATACCGAGAATAAATTCATTGTATATCTTTGTTACATCACTCATAAAGGGTTTACTTTTCTCTCCGTAAATGCTGATAACGATTCGTGTTATCATATCACGTTGTTTTTTTGTCCGGTTTTGATTCCCGATCTTCCCACTTAGTAATGAGGCGTAATTATTGCCGGAATAATTCCGATACGCTTGCTGTAAACGCCGGTAGTTCCAGGGTAGAGTGTGTGGATATTTTTCCGATACAGCCGGCATTATATTCTCTTGTCGTTTCCAAAATTCTATCTCGCGAAACTTGTTTGCTTTTCCGGCTGCCGCATGGCGGGAGTAGCTACGCTCATAAACAGTTCGAAGTGCGTTCAGAATCTTAGCTGAATTTTCATACTTCGTTTGTTCCTCCGGTTTAAGATGAATGCCGGGATATTTCTCGTATGTTTTGAAAAAATCGCGAGCCTTTGGATCGGGAAGAATGTTTCTCAAGACTGCGTTTTGTTCCTCAATCCTTTCAAGTCGGCTTTTCTCATCCGATAGCTCCGGATAAGCCTCGTAAAGCAATTCTTTGTATTGGTGCGGGAAACTGTCAGCGGGATATAAGGCAGGGTTGCCATAGCTGGCTTTACCTGCTATATTGCTGATTTTGCCACGATGAATGAGTGATTTGAATGTCCCTTCCGGAATCACCTTCATGGCCTCCGCGCCGGTTATGCATATTTCTCCGTTAAATGCTTCCATTGTTTCTTTTATCTTAGTTCCCGCCCGGGAGTCGAACCCGGCTTAAAGCCTTTACTTTTACGGGAGAATGATTAACTTTGTGTTGTCTAATTCAAAAAATCAATCATTATGGCTAAATCAAGCTGTCCTAAATGTGGGAACCACTCTTTCGAGGTGGTTTTCAACTCTCCGAAAGGTTCTAATTTTCAACTCTGGTTTGTACAGTGTGATTCGTGCGGATGTGTCGTTGGTACTCATGAAAAAATATTAATTACAAGTATGATTCAGGATCTTGCCTAAAAACTAAATGTTAAATTGACGTACAATATTTAACTTTTTCATAAACATCGATTTTTATCGGACTACCTATATATCCGAGACTTGGAGATAAACTTTCTACATTAACCGTAAGGCCTATTTCTCGTGCCTTTACAATCGACTCGTTCAGTAGCGTTAGACGTTTTTGGATAGTTGATGCTATCTCCTTTTTTTCATTTTCAAGTTTCATGATTCGTGATTTTTAGGTTCTAATTGATAAGCAGCTTCCTGGGCATGTACCTGAAGCTTCATAAATTCGGGGATACTCATACCGACTAAGGAGCCGGAGACTTTTACAGCGCCGTCCACATATACAGCAACCTTTCCGTTCTTAAAGTCGGCAATGATTTTAACCCGGTCGGAAAAAACTTGGGTCATTGTCTGCTCGGCTGTCTGATGGGTGGTTTCACAATCCGGCGCCCAGGATTCGGGAGACGGACTACCGTCATAGATCCGGCCGCCTCTCTCAAGGGCTGCTTTCCTGATCAGATTGGCTTTACCCTGACTCGTTTCAAAATTTAAGGCTTTCCAAACAGTTACTCCGGAAACGCCGAAGTCTTTCTCTAAGCCCTTTTTTACTTCACTGGGAAGCATGATTTCTTTGTTTGCCATATTCCTCTTATTTAAGATTCGATTTTTATTTGTAACTTTAGCCGCGAATTAAAAATCTTAATTCGACACAAAGATAAGGGATAATTTTCAACTAATCAAAATAAAACGGGATAATTTTCAACTAAATGCAAAATATATTAAATCAAATTGGAGAAATAGCCATAAACGAGGGCATTACAATAGGTGCCTTAGAAAAGAAAATTGGAGCAAGTAAAGGTGTTTTATCCCGTGCCATACAAAACAACACGGATATTCAATCTAAATGGCTTCAACGGATAGTTGAAAATTATCCCCAATACAATACTGCTTGGCTATTGACAGGAAGGGGGGAAATGAAAGAAGGAAAAGAAGCGCCTCGGCTTATTCCTTTCTATGACACCGAAGCAATAGGAGGTAAAAACCAATATGGTGCCGACATGGCTCCAGTATCAGCTCCCAAAGCGTATATTAATCCGGGAGACTTATTATCGGATGCAACAGCTGCTCTCCGATATTATGGAGATAGCATGAAGGAATATCCCAAAGGATGTATTCTGGCGCTTCGGAGGCTATATGACAACCTGACAAGATTAACTCCGGGAAGAAACTATGTGATTGAAACATCGGAAGACCGGTTTACAAAACGGATACAGATAGGTGATAGCGAAACATACTATATGGCATACAGTTCCAACGAGGAAAAATATGAAGATGGACGTTTAATTCATGAACCTTTCCGTATCTACTTTGAAGACATACACAAAATATTCTTAGTAGTTGGACATATAGAGAAGGAAGCTCTCGGAGAAATGTTATATGAACCGCTAAAAAACACAAAGGAATAATGAATACAGATTTTACTCCTGAATGGGAAAAAGAATTCAAACGAATACAATTCAATGCCGTTCGTTTTATCGAAGAGTATTACAACAAATTACATCCGGAGAATCCCATAATACTGAATGATGAAGAAAAGCAAAAGATATTCAACCGATATAAAAGAATTCCACTGATTGATGGATCTCCTTTTGAATATTCAAAAAGGATAGAGGAATTGAAAAAACAAGGCTATAAAGATTGGGAAATATACTAATGAGAATGTGTACGTAAAATACATTCTCTCTCTTCGCTCTATAAAAAACACTCAAATTCAAGTGTACAAAGCGGCAATATCTCTATTTTGCATATATATGTATCATTCAGTAAATTACCTTGCAAAGAGGGGTGTTTTAAGAGGGTATTTTGTATGCACGAAGGGGTACTTTAAGCTCGTTTTTTGATACTTTAATGCTCGAAAATCTGCAAAAAGAGGCGTTTTCAGCCTATATTTATACATAAAACTGCATACCCAATTGCATACTCAACTGCATACCCTTTATGCAAAAAAACGTATTTTTCCGCATTTTTCCTCTCTTTTTTATTGTTCGATATAAATAGATTTCTGCCGATATATTTGAAAAGGGATATAGATTACTGGGTGGTAATAAAAAAGGCTCGTATGAGCCTGAAATGACCGATTTAGAGGGGTATACGCACAAAGATCGACATTTGACTTAAATCTTAATGGAAATGAATATTTTTGCTTAAAAAATAGGATTAAGAATGAATAAAAAAGAATTGAATATAAAGAAAAAAGAGTTTGAGAAGTTATATTTTACAGGCAAATATACTCAAAAAGAAATAGCGGAAAAGATTGGTATATCAAAAGTAAGTATTTTTAAGTGGATCAAAGATTTACCAGCAACTAAATATATTAAAATTCGGACTAATTTGGTACAAGAATTAGAACGTTTGTCGGCTGATCCGCAAGGTAACGAAGATTTAATATTCAGATATATTGAAAACCTGAATCTACTGGATACAATGATTAGAAAGGCCAAATATTTACCTTCCATATAAGGAGATTAAACTTTTTCTTTAAAATAATGGCTTTTTTATACTAAAAAATTAAAGCAGATTAAAGTTGCATTATACTTTTGTACAGTTCGTTTAAAATTTGGCGCGGATTAGAATTTGATGTAACTTATTGTTTTTCGTCTGGTTGCATTCCTATTCTTTATATTGTTTAAATGTACTGTTTGTTTTTACCCCCATAATTGCTGTTATAATATCTCCAATCTTTATTTTGTCTTTGATATATTTATCATCTTTTGTGTAA
Proteins encoded:
- a CDS encoding hypothetical protein (product_source=Hypo-rule applied), producing the protein MIQLTANYRVSASRMPAWILMFIARLDLAHWRVEDGDVLLTLRVISSRLDEHTYIRRNSKCSGKTIKREIVDNKLLIYSSTDKTVLVIIEAKKI
- a CDS encoding hypothetical protein (product_source=Hypo-rule applied), whose protein sequence is MSKVIKKQQLRWKMEEFKSPLNKLRSANFGIVEDDANKFPVCLLACSTSDIQSDALLIKQRRYASMIAATPELLVALQKTNDIIGKLTDANLKKHYAKLCIQYDENLKAVEKALGIKTEL
- a CDS encoding hypothetical protein (product_source=Hypo-rule applied; superfamily=101215), whose protein sequence is MGSFISRQPNGLLCRFSTVVDTITDYNMTEDEYIEMCAEKARRDAREVLKKHIKPFDWVKEHFSPMNETQEEFDKLVEEMSKPKSKKS
- a CDS encoding hypothetical protein (product_source=Hypo-rule applied; pfam=PF13392; smart=SM00717; superfamily=54060), yielding MMKPKEKVQWDCFDLAFIRKHFYEMTWTELLKAVNDTRPTNTRVDLGALRHQVRRMGLSKGIQIRWSDEDIRYLEANFRKYGDTELAERLNKRKKTFRVIDGKKVYRIFTKKHIDKKRDLLGLKRTPEEVEAIKKRNKELLPRQCFTKEWNVYTRGIRKVAAEETTRIWGGRRMVKVNGGFIPYTRWFYHNYISPVPEGYIVYHIDYDTLNDNPENLAICRRKGLLSTERLKKALLLLIDREKDILKLLPDLERKKDKTFKRDRYDELLRECKNLYADLTRIRKLQSKLQTKINDRYERERKFKEKKHV
- a CDS encoding Zn ribbon nucleic-acid-binding protein (product_source=COG3529; cath_funfam=2.40.50.140; cog=COG3529; superfamily=57667,57716), which produces MKCKANNWECVYHACMSNDCQKQHVLSSGADWGLGKCEDSIALDPDDQVEILTCEECGSEFLSSDLRPGSSCELCSSCLYEYSFNTDDET
- a CDS encoding hypothetical protein (product_source=COG2411; cog=COG2411; superfamily=88697) — its product is MTVTLYPGKYRFVCSCEKGHLYEDFEVKKKQNKMENYCWYCKGNGKFIKIMEEYLDFSNNWNNKLNCDAFSTLRLRNDKKYFIGAEKSIILKGTLKGQATIVGISYFTIDKINESIARLDTGYSAEKCRDIIKTMYKNKRIDWSTQQLAFCILAYEKPIKNDLFDEV
- a CDS encoding hydroxymethylpyrimidine pyrophosphatase-like HAD family hydrolase (product_source=COG0561; cath_funfam=3.40.50.1000; cog=COG0561; superfamily=56784), giving the protein MIIAIDFDGTLHVGKWPSIGAPAPYAIESMKKLKAAGHYLIIWTCREGERQTEMVNWLLEKGIPFDRVNEHETTSVKQYGYASRKVYAHLYIDDKQVGGLPSWEEIYEEVCLMETNYKAKNEK
- a CDS encoding putative xylose isomerase-like sugar epimerase (product_source=COG4130; cog=COG4130), whose protein sequence is MARISRVKRNSRADEERTKACAALFLLLITLDGYCLSKVNEKEVSLRVFIEIFSNEFKAKDELGLIKPLGDWLCSLPKGIWDNKKNYSNNKENDNSN
- a CDS encoding hypothetical protein (product_source=Hypo-rule applied; pfam=PF14902), with the translated sequence MIWFECKISYEKIMENGVQRKVTEPYLVDALSHAEAEARIIEEIQPYISGEFTVTSVRRAKYAEIFQVMSQTIGGVPISPLSLWMKSPVPKEKRT
- a CDS encoding hypothetical protein (product_source=Hypo-rule applied; pfam=PF11363; superfamily=140924) — its product is MDISKLTFQEREDLLRKLQEEKQEETNRRKEAYEGLRMDWIHRIKQKFYQYVEETKEFKKWLREESEAWFEIMKEYGKLKRDDQIGFLLNDGDFKFQVKGNKVKGFDERADIAEKRLVEFLKDWVKNSEKGTSDPMYKLCMKMLQRNESGDLDYKSISYLYELEGDFNSSEYSEIMALFRESNVVEKTAIHFYFEEKDKYNNWRKVEPSFNRV
- a CDS encoding hypothetical protein (product_source=Hypo-rule applied) — translated: MDGDSQRKVLQAGFMIIRKDDQPNIRIKRLKSNSSWITLEKFDTKAARDRRFKQLMKLSTVIND
- a CDS encoding hypothetical protein (product_source=Hypo-rule applied; superfamily=46955), which gives rise to MATLTFEEKQIKGLIKKFHTLLGLTGGGEKAKEAILSSYSVTSSRDLSAAQLIEACNALDKELNPKLAELDQHRKRLIASIGAWLRAMNVQENIGKIKSIACRAAKRDEFNEIPLEQLRSLYSAFNKKKKDLDMVEEITIEVLDYLSTSN
- a CDS encoding hypothetical protein (product_source=Hypo-rule applied; cath_funfam=3.40.50.300; smart=SM00382; superfamily=52540), which codes for MGFFTNNNILETKHKTMPFTGRWLNSFGEPPVSGSWIIYGTSGSGKTGFAMQLAKYLTNFGRVLYWTREQGNNMTFQKSWRREKMVECGNKIVAADDEATFEEITKKMVQRKGFDILIVDSLTTLRYYIESVNGEDVTKQFGIPAYERFRKRMKNKLLIWISHEKGGIPDTNVGDYIMKLAELKMRVEGFKVITNSRAGEKMNDFIIWEKGANEYIGL
- a CDS encoding DNA transposition AAA+ family ATPase (product_source=COG2842; cath_funfam=3.40.50.300; cog=COG2842; pfam=PF13401; smart=SM00382; superfamily=47413,52540), translated to MITRELKKQIAAVMTERRENFGGSDSQYAVSLGINGSIYNRIKNGETEKVLSDAKWISLARHLNVELSGRSAWRTAKTAVFVSVTTQLEFCQEKSALGVLCDDAGIGKTYAAEQYARTHKNVVYVDCSQVKTKQQLVRFIAKELGVGHTGIYRDVYGDLVFYLRTLLNPLIILDEAGDLNYPAFLELKALQNKTKECCGWYMMGADGLREKINSGIRHKKVGYAEIFDRYGARFQKITPEGKEERIEFYAAQAAAVIKANAPEGTDIRQMLLATDSRLRRVYIEIKKTFKCGLNGVFYEQ